The DNA sequence TAAATTTGGATGATGCGCGGTGCCACCACATTGACCAGCGACAACGCAATACTGAAAAGCAAGGCGATCAAAAATTGATAGCGGAAGGGATGGGCGAATCGGAAGATTCTTTTGATTACCCGGAGTTGTTCCTTCAATGGGATTGTCTTAGACCATGCTGATCCGCTCATACTTCATCCTTCCCTTCCAATTTGGTTTCGAGTTGTTGTTTTTCATACATCCTGCGGTACCAGCCGTTCAGGTCCATCAACTCGTAATGGGTCCCGCGTTCGACGACACGCCCTTCATCTAGGACAATGATCTCATTCGCATGCATCACGCTGCTGATCCGATGGGCCGCGATGATCGTTGTCTGATCGGCTCTCTTTTCCTTAAGTCCCGTCAGGATCGCTTCTTCTGTCTTTGCATCCACCGCCGATAAGGAATCATCCAGGATGAGCAGCTCCGGTTCAGTCACCAAAGCCCGCGCAATCGCTATCCGCTGTTTTTGCCCACCGGATAAGGAAACGCCCCGTTCACCGACCAAGGTATCGTAGCCATCGGGAAACCCGAGGATATCCTGGTGGATGGCAGTCAAACGCGCAGCCTCCTCGACCTTTTGCTGGCTGATGGATGGGTCAGCGAAGCGGATGTTTTCCCTGACGTCAGAAGAGAACAGGAAGTTGTCCTGGGGAACGTAACCGATGCCGCTCAACAATGCGTCCAATGAATAATCGCGGATATCAATGCCGTTGTAGTTGATGCTGCCGGCGTATTGATCATACTCCCGCAACAGCAATCGGAAAATCGTGCTTTTTCCCGATCCGGTTCTGCCGACGATCCCTAGGGTTTGGCCTCGCTCCAAATGGAAACTGACATCCTGCAGACTGATTTCTTCGCTGTTTGGGTAACCGAATGAGGATACTTGAAAATCCAGATCGCCTGTAACCGGAGTCCGGATGGCATTCTTCTGCTCCTGAATCGTTGATTTTTCCTTCAACAGCTCATCGATCCTGCTGTAACTGGCGCTTCCTCTTTCAAGTACGTTGAATAATCTGCCTACCGCCAACATTGGCCATGCCATCATTCCGATGTAACTGATGAATGAAACCAGCTGACCGATGCTGATGCTGCCCTCCACGACAAAACGGCCGCCAAATATGATCGTCAGGGCAAAAGAAAGTCCCAAGATGAGTTGGATTGCCGGATCAAACAAGGCATCGACCCTGTAGACAGCTTTATTTTTCGCGACGACATCCTTCGTCATCGCTTCGAAATCATGGATGTCCTCTTCTTCTTCGCCGAACGTCTTGATGACCTTCACGCCGGATACGCTCTCTTGCGTTTTGTCGTTCAGGCTCGAGAAAGCCGCCTGTGCTTTGCGGAATCGTTTATGCATTTTTTGTCCGAGGATCCGCGAAACCAGCGTCAATGCCGGCAACGGGATCATGGCGATGAGCGTCAGGCGCCAGTCGATCAAGAAGAACATTGTAAAAAGCGTGATTCCGCCGGAAGAAATCGAATCCGCCAGTGTCAGTATGCCTGCACCTGCGACCATTCTGATCGCATTCAAGTCATTCGTCGCATGCGCCATCAGATCGCCCGTCCTGTACTTCTGGAAAAAGACAGCATCCATTTCGGTAAAATGCTTGAACAATCTTGAACGAAGTATCTTTTCCAGCTCTGCCGAAGTCCCCCAGATCTTCATCCGCCAAATATAACGGAAGAGGTACTGCAGCACACCCGCGATCAATATGATCGCTGTCCACTTCCACAAGGAGGCCATCGTCAAAGTGCCCAGCGCTATTTCATCGATGATGATTCCGACGATCCGCGGCGATACGACTTGAAGTATCGCGACAATGATCAAGAAGAAGACGCCCACAAAATAAGCTTTCCATTCTTGGCGGAAAAACCAACTTAATTTTTTGAAAATACTCACTGATATTACCCCTTTCTTACCTGTATTCAGACAAAATAAAAATGTGGAACCGTAAAGATCCACATTTTGTATATTATTTCATTAGTCTATTTCTTTTTCTTTGTTGATTGTGCTTTCATAGAAGCCATGATCTGTTTTACTTTTCTTTCGGATGGTTTTTGACCCATCTGCATCATCATAGAGCGTAACATTTCTTCGTTGATCGGTGGATTTTCTTCAAAATATTTTACCATATAACGTCTTGCAAGGAAAAATCCGCCAACCGCGCCGATTACTGTTCCTAA is a window from the uncultured Trichococcus sp. genome containing:
- a CDS encoding ABC transporter transmembrane domain-containing protein, producing MSIFKKLSWFFRQEWKAYFVGVFFLIIVAILQVVSPRIVGIIIDEIALGTLTMASLWKWTAIILIAGVLQYLFRYIWRMKIWGTSAELEKILRSRLFKHFTEMDAVFFQKYRTGDLMAHATNDLNAIRMVAGAGILTLADSISSGGITLFTMFFLIDWRLTLIAMIPLPALTLVSRILGQKMHKRFRKAQAAFSSLNDKTQESVSGVKVIKTFGEEEEDIHDFEAMTKDVVAKNKAVYRVDALFDPAIQLILGLSFALTIIFGGRFVVEGSISIGQLVSFISYIGMMAWPMLAVGRLFNVLERGSASYSRIDELLKEKSTIQEQKNAIRTPVTGDLDFQVSSFGYPNSEEISLQDVSFHLERGQTLGIVGRTGSGKSTIFRLLLREYDQYAGSINYNGIDIRDYSLDALLSGIGYVPQDNFLFSSDVRENIRFADPSISQQKVEEAARLTAIHQDILGFPDGYDTLVGERGVSLSGGQKQRIAIARALVTEPELLILDDSLSAVDAKTEEAILTGLKEKRADQTTIIAAHRISSVMHANEIIVLDEGRVVERGTHYELMDLNGWYRRMYEKQQLETKLEGKDEV
- a CDS encoding YneF family protein, whose product is MSTTAWVMMVILGTVIGAVGGFFLARRYMVKYFEENPPINEEMLRSMMMQMGQKPSERKVKQIMASMKAQSTKKKK